In Parasphingorhabdus halotolerans, a single window of DNA contains:
- the mreD gene encoding rod shape-determining protein MreD, translating to MVTALPIITDYPILPPMGLLVLLAWRLIRPGYWPVWAGFPLGLVDDIFSGQPFGSAAFLWSVMFVVLETLDRKANTRDYWQDWLIASLAIVFVLISSMMIIDFPANLLRLDILFPQILLSVLLYPFIARLIGSIDDWRISA from the coding sequence ATGGTAACCGCCTTGCCTATCATTACCGATTACCCCATTCTTCCGCCCATGGGTTTGCTGGTTCTGCTGGCGTGGCGACTTATACGTCCTGGATACTGGCCGGTATGGGCGGGCTTTCCGTTGGGATTGGTTGATGATATTTTCAGCGGTCAACCTTTCGGCAGCGCCGCGTTTTTGTGGTCCGTGATGTTCGTCGTTTTGGAAACGCTGGATCGAAAGGCCAACACTAGAGATTATTGGCAGGACTGGCTTATTGCATCCCTTGCGATCGTTTTTGTGCTAATAAGCAGTATGATGATAATCGACTTCCCCGCCAACTTACTGAGACTTGATATCTTGTTCCCGCAGATTTTATTGTCAGTATTGCTCTACCCTTTCATTGCCCGGTTGATCGGTTCTATTGATGACTGGCGGATTTCTGCATGA
- the mutL gene encoding DNA mismatch repair endonuclease MutL has protein sequence MSIRRLPNSLINRIAAGEVVERPASALKELVENAIDAGADQINIRLEQGGLNLVEVADNGSGMTRQDIALALERHATSKLPDDAIELVTTMGFRGEALPSIASVSKLTIESRTSGADGWRRVVDHGDVVDDRPAAIPPGTKVRVEGLFAKVPARRKFLRTARSEYAACVDIVRRLAMARPDIGFTLNHEGRNAIAVQAGETGPDRVAALTNRELRANSVGVDLEREDVRLTGVAGLPTYNRGVADHQFLFVNGRPVRDRLLVGAVRGAYAEMLARDRHPVVALFIDMPPELVDVNVHPAKTEVRFREPAMIRGMIVSGLRRALDEGGFRAVQRPAESALANWQTEPQSPDPQVNIFTSQGVIGGRATIQSQPYPSASVADNASAFANFQNGDELAPLMGQAEAAAEPVPDANRYPLGIARGQVSKTYIVAEAEDGLVIVDQHAAHERLVLERMRKAVEGGKVASQALLMAEVVDLDENACDRLEARAEELSELGLELERFGPSAMLVRATPAMLGSGDVKGLVTDLADELGAYDEALSLKERIDHVASTMACHGSVRAGRVLNVAEMNALLREMEVTPHSGQCNHGRPTWVKLAHSDIEKLFGRK, from the coding sequence ATGTCAATAAGAAGACTCCCTAATAGCCTGATCAATCGTATTGCTGCCGGTGAAGTGGTCGAGCGACCCGCCAGCGCGTTAAAAGAGCTGGTTGAAAACGCTATCGATGCTGGAGCAGACCAGATCAATATCCGCCTGGAGCAGGGTGGCCTCAATCTCGTGGAAGTTGCTGACAATGGCTCGGGTATGACACGGCAAGATATTGCGCTCGCGCTGGAACGGCACGCGACATCGAAACTGCCGGACGATGCTATTGAACTGGTTACGACCATGGGCTTTCGCGGCGAAGCGCTGCCATCAATCGCCAGCGTCTCAAAACTCACCATCGAGAGCCGCACTTCGGGTGCTGATGGTTGGCGGCGGGTTGTCGATCATGGAGATGTAGTGGATGATCGACCGGCAGCGATTCCACCGGGAACGAAAGTGCGGGTTGAAGGGCTTTTTGCAAAGGTGCCCGCGAGACGTAAATTCTTGCGAACGGCGCGCAGTGAATATGCAGCCTGTGTTGATATCGTTCGCCGTCTTGCAATGGCGCGGCCAGATATCGGATTTACGCTGAACCACGAAGGACGAAACGCTATCGCGGTACAAGCGGGTGAAACAGGCCCGGACCGGGTGGCGGCGCTCACTAATCGCGAATTGCGGGCCAATAGTGTGGGTGTCGATCTCGAACGGGAAGATGTAAGATTGACCGGCGTGGCGGGATTGCCGACCTATAATCGCGGTGTGGCGGATCACCAGTTTCTGTTCGTCAATGGTCGTCCGGTGAGAGACAGGTTGCTCGTCGGCGCTGTGCGTGGCGCTTATGCAGAGATGCTGGCGCGGGACCGGCATCCGGTGGTTGCACTGTTTATAGATATGCCGCCGGAGTTAGTGGACGTGAATGTTCATCCGGCAAAAACCGAGGTGCGTTTCCGCGAACCTGCAATGATCCGCGGAATGATTGTAAGTGGATTGCGCCGAGCGCTGGATGAAGGCGGCTTTCGCGCAGTACAGCGCCCGGCAGAATCGGCCTTGGCCAACTGGCAAACAGAGCCGCAGTCTCCCGATCCGCAGGTAAATATTTTTACATCGCAAGGGGTGATTGGAGGCAGGGCAACCATCCAGTCACAACCTTACCCATCAGCATCCGTCGCAGATAATGCCAGTGCTTTCGCAAATTTTCAGAATGGTGATGAACTCGCGCCACTGATGGGGCAGGCGGAAGCGGCGGCAGAACCGGTTCCCGATGCGAACCGCTACCCGTTGGGCATTGCCCGGGGTCAGGTATCGAAAACCTATATAGTAGCCGAAGCAGAAGACGGACTCGTCATCGTCGATCAACATGCGGCCCACGAGCGGCTCGTGCTGGAGCGGATGCGCAAGGCGGTTGAGGGCGGCAAAGTTGCTTCGCAGGCATTGCTCATGGCAGAAGTGGTCGATCTGGATGAAAACGCGTGTGACCGGCTTGAGGCGCGCGCCGAGGAGCTTTCCGAACTTGGGCTGGAACTTGAACGTTTTGGTCCATCTGCGATGCTGGTGCGGGCAACGCCTGCTATGCTCGGTTCCGGCGATGTCAAAGGGCTGGTCACCGACTTGGCCGATGAACTTGGCGCTTATGATGAAGCTTTGTCTTTGAAGGAGCGCATCGACCATGTTGCCTCGACAATGGCTTGCCACGGATCGGTGCGGGCAGGGCGGGTGCTCAATGTTGCCGAAATGAATGCTCTTTTGCGCGAGATGGAAGTGACACCCCATTCAGGCCAGTGCAATCACGGCCGCCCCACATGGGTAAAGCTGGCGCACAGCGATATTGAGAAATTATTCGGGAGAAAGTAA
- the mreC gene encoding rod shape-determining protein MreC: MAPPKNRRPGFSKRAQYSIFAGYMLGILGAVVGLLLLLISIVDPRGFSTLRTIGAEVTAPVSKTLSEARGATGSASNNISAYFYAASKNAAMLEELEKSRIEILEARALKQENERLKRLLKLKEDVGDSIALGRLISSTSSSSRRIATLGLGSTSGLLVGQPVRAPEGLVGRVLETGPSTSRILLVSDAKNVTPVKRASDELPAFATGRGDGTVDVRPINLGTNPFKGGDLLITSGSGGLYSPGIPVAIVIRKTETGAIARILANSAKVSHVIVQPIFQAETMRQIAKDEAERPAEIPEGGQ; encoded by the coding sequence ATGGCGCCGCCAAAAAACCGGCGTCCAGGATTTTCCAAGCGGGCGCAATATTCGATATTCGCTGGCTATATGCTGGGCATATTAGGCGCTGTTGTGGGGCTCTTACTGCTGCTTATCTCGATCGTCGATCCACGCGGCTTTTCAACATTGCGCACAATCGGGGCCGAAGTGACCGCGCCGGTTAGTAAAACATTGTCTGAAGCTCGCGGTGCTACCGGAAGCGCGAGCAATAATATCTCCGCCTATTTCTACGCTGCCTCTAAAAACGCTGCGATGCTCGAAGAACTTGAAAAAAGCCGCATCGAGATATTAGAAGCGCGGGCACTCAAACAAGAGAATGAGCGGTTGAAGCGGTTGCTTAAACTCAAAGAAGATGTAGGCGATTCCATCGCGCTGGGCCGACTGATCAGTTCAACATCGTCGAGCTCGCGGCGCATTGCTACATTGGGTCTGGGTTCAACGAGCGGCCTGCTGGTCGGTCAACCGGTGCGAGCACCCGAAGGTCTCGTTGGCCGGGTACTCGAAACGGGCCCCAGCACATCGCGAATATTATTGGTTTCCGATGCCAAGAACGTCACACCTGTCAAACGCGCGAGTGATGAATTACCCGCATTCGCAACTGGTCGCGGTGATGGAACGGTAGATGTCCGTCCGATTAATCTGGGGACCAATCCGTTTAAAGGTGGTGACTTATTGATCACTTCGGGCAGTGGTGGCCTGTATAGCCCCGGAATCCCGGTCGCTATCGTGATTCGCAAAACCGAGACCGGAGCCATCGCCCGGATTTTGGCTAATTCGGCAAAGGTGAGCCACGTCATTGTACAGCCAATTTTCCAGGCGGAAACCATGCGACAGATTGCAAAGGATGAAGCGGAACGACCAGCTGAAATACCTGAAGGCGGCCAGTAA
- a CDS encoding MaoC family dehydratase has product MLYYEDIEVGKVTSFGEYKVTREEALDFAHKYDPQSFHIDDEAAAKTHFGRISCSGWLSAAMMMRMVVDNMNANKQAGLGSPGVDNLRWLKPVYPCDTLHCESETLSKRISRKRPYMGILKGRITVLNQNGDRVMTMESTGLIEVRGD; this is encoded by the coding sequence ATGCTCTATTACGAAGATATCGAAGTCGGCAAGGTAACCAGTTTCGGCGAATATAAAGTGACCCGCGAAGAGGCGCTGGATTTCGCTCATAAATATGATCCGCAATCTTTTCACATTGACGACGAAGCCGCAGCAAAAACCCATTTCGGACGGATATCATGCAGCGGATGGCTCAGTGCGGCAATGATGATGCGGATGGTTGTGGATAATATGAATGCCAACAAGCAAGCGGGCCTTGGCTCGCCAGGCGTCGATAATCTGCGCTGGCTGAAACCGGTTTACCCGTGCGACACGCTGCACTGCGAAAGCGAAACATTGTCCAAACGAATATCTCGGAAAAGGCCCTATATGGGAATATTAAAGGGCCGGATTACGGTGCTCAATCAAAATGGCGATCGGGTTATGACGATGGAAAGCACTGGTCTGATTGAAGTGCGCGGCGATTAA
- a CDS encoding rod shape-determining protein, whose product MVFGNLFKFRSQDMAIDLGTANTVVYVRGQGIVLNEPSVVAIETINGVKKVKAVGNDAKMMMGKTPDSIEAIRPLRDGVIADIDVAEQMIKHFIQKVHGKRRLFSYPEIVICVPSGSTSVERRAIRDAASNAGASQVYLIEEPMAAAIGADMPVTEPIGSMVVDIGGGTTEVAVLSLRGLAYTTSVRTGGDKMDEAIVSYVRRHHNLLIGETTAERIKKDFGVAQAPADGVGHTIHIKGRDLVNGVPKEISINQGQIAEALSEPIGTIIEGVRIALENTAPELAADIVDQGIVLTGGGALISGLDAALSDETGLPVTVAEDPLACVAIGTGRAMEDEMFRGVLTTA is encoded by the coding sequence ATGGTATTCGGAAATCTGTTCAAGTTTCGCTCGCAGGACATGGCAATTGATCTCGGCACGGCAAATACGGTTGTATATGTACGCGGTCAGGGAATCGTATTGAACGAGCCTTCGGTTGTGGCGATTGAAACAATAAACGGCGTGAAAAAAGTCAAGGCCGTCGGCAACGACGCAAAAATGATGATGGGCAAAACGCCTGATAGCATTGAAGCCATTCGCCCTTTGCGGGATGGTGTGATTGCCGACATTGATGTCGCGGAGCAGATGATCAAGCACTTCATCCAAAAAGTGCACGGCAAAAGGCGGTTATTCAGCTATCCTGAAATCGTGATCTGCGTACCGAGCGGTTCGACTTCGGTCGAGCGTCGCGCAATTCGCGATGCGGCTTCCAACGCAGGGGCAAGCCAGGTTTATCTGATTGAAGAGCCGATGGCGGCCGCGATTGGCGCGGATATGCCGGTTACCGAACCCATCGGATCAATGGTCGTTGATATTGGCGGCGGCACTACGGAAGTTGCAGTTCTATCGCTGCGCGGACTTGCCTATACAACATCAGTGCGCACCGGCGGCGATAAAATGGATGAAGCGATTGTTTCCTATGTCCGCCGGCATCATAATCTCCTGATCGGGGAAACCACAGCTGAGCGGATCAAGAAAGATTTCGGCGTTGCACAGGCACCTGCCGATGGCGTGGGCCACACGATCCACATCAAGGGCCGTGATCTGGTAAACGGTGTCCCGAAAGAAATTTCGATCAATCAGGGCCAGATTGCCGAAGCACTGAGCGAGCCAATCGGCACGATTATCGAAGGCGTTCGTATTGCTCTAGAGAATACAGCACCTGAACTAGCCGCTGATATTGTCGACCAGGGGATCGTGCTCACTGGCGGCGGCGCGTTGATCAGCGGACTGGATGCTGCATTGAGCGATGAAACCGGTTTGCCGGTTACAGTGGCAGAAGATCCACTCGCTTGCGTTGCAATCGGCACTGGCAGGGCAATGGAAGATGAAATGTTCCGCGGCGTGCTAACAACAGCTTGA
- the mrdA gene encoding penicillin-binding protein 2, with protein MKGSKTISGAMQNLTFTRRATVIGGLQAGIGVLLAGRMAYISVAENERYQLLSESNRVNLTLIPPRRGWLIDRNGKPIANNKSDFRVDIIPDRTPDKEKTVATLAELLSLEPEDVERINKELSKANSFQPVQVATGLDWEKYAAVTVRLPDLPGVSPQQGFSRNYPTGGAVGHLVGYVGIPSAEDYKENPNPILITPGYKIGKDGIEKLFEDRLQGKPGAKRVEVTARGKIIRELDTQPDVPGKALQLTIDIDLQEYAARRLGPESGAVVVLDCKTGDILTMTSMPSFDPNSFSDGIGTSEYGMLREDDHVPLRDKSLRGLFPPGSTVKPMVAMAFLEAGLSPDATASCGGGLRVGNRFFHCWNRRGHGTVNMAKGIYQSCDVYFYKFAQQVGMDAIAAMANKLGMGQEFDLEVASQFYGTVPNPDWKMKKYKQKWGAFDTVNSTIGQGYMLANPLQLAVMSARLATGYNLQPHLLLDKKRKPPKSLDFDPEHIEYVRKAMSDVVNGPGTAGRARLPVENVKMAGKTGTAQVVSLDFGRGGKGVPWKYRDHGLFICFAPVDNPRYAASVVIEHGGGSGAAYPVARDVLTFLYDREKAMSVLESMEQGWGGNIEQRLEKKMAAYRSKKDLEKAIAEGRVAPDPELDADGTPVTEPAPQAGQ; from the coding sequence ATGAAGGGCAGCAAAACAATCAGCGGGGCGATGCAGAACCTCACGTTTACCCGGCGCGCAACTGTCATTGGCGGTTTGCAGGCCGGCATCGGCGTATTGCTTGCCGGACGCATGGCCTATATTTCTGTCGCGGAAAATGAACGCTATCAACTTTTGTCCGAGAGCAACCGCGTTAATCTGACGCTTATCCCACCACGGCGCGGCTGGCTGATCGACCGTAATGGCAAGCCTATTGCCAATAACAAGTCCGACTTCCGGGTGGACATTATTCCTGACCGGACACCGGACAAGGAGAAAACGGTCGCTACGCTGGCTGAGCTCCTGTCGCTTGAACCGGAGGACGTGGAGCGGATAAATAAAGAATTGTCCAAAGCGAATAGTTTCCAGCCTGTGCAAGTCGCGACCGGCCTGGATTGGGAAAAATATGCTGCTGTGACGGTTCGGTTGCCGGATTTGCCCGGTGTCTCGCCCCAGCAAGGCTTTTCCCGCAATTATCCAACCGGCGGGGCCGTTGGTCATCTGGTGGGTTATGTCGGCATCCCTTCTGCCGAGGACTATAAAGAGAATCCAAATCCGATCCTGATTACGCCGGGCTATAAAATCGGCAAGGATGGTATCGAAAAACTCTTTGAAGATCGCCTGCAAGGCAAACCCGGTGCCAAGCGGGTCGAAGTGACGGCACGCGGTAAAATTATTCGCGAACTTGATACGCAGCCCGATGTTCCCGGCAAGGCGTTACAACTGACAATTGATATTGATCTGCAGGAATATGCCGCGCGCCGGCTTGGACCGGAAAGCGGAGCCGTGGTTGTTCTGGATTGCAAGACTGGCGATATTTTGACGATGACATCGATGCCGTCTTTTGATCCTAATAGTTTTTCTGACGGCATTGGCACCAGCGAATATGGCATGCTCCGGGAAGATGATCATGTTCCGCTGCGGGATAAATCCTTGCGCGGACTATTCCCTCCCGGTTCAACGGTTAAGCCGATGGTGGCTATGGCATTTTTAGAAGCAGGGCTCAGCCCGGATGCAACGGCGTCATGCGGCGGTGGTTTACGGGTTGGAAATCGGTTTTTCCACTGCTGGAACCGCCGCGGCCATGGCACCGTAAATATGGCGAAGGGCATATATCAAAGCTGCGATGTTTATTTCTACAAATTCGCCCAGCAAGTTGGCATGGACGCCATCGCGGCAATGGCTAACAAACTTGGCATGGGTCAGGAATTTGATCTTGAAGTCGCCAGCCAATTTTATGGAACCGTCCCCAATCCTGACTGGAAAATGAAAAAATATAAGCAAAAATGGGGTGCGTTTGACACGGTGAACTCCACTATTGGTCAAGGCTATATGCTTGCCAACCCGCTTCAGCTGGCAGTTATGTCGGCTCGGCTGGCGACGGGATACAACCTGCAACCGCATTTGCTTCTGGACAAGAAACGCAAGCCGCCCAAATCGCTCGATTTTGATCCTGAACATATCGAATATGTACGCAAGGCGATGAGCGATGTGGTTAATGGTCCCGGTACGGCTGGCCGGGCGAGGTTACCGGTTGAAAACGTAAAAATGGCAGGCAAGACTGGTACTGCGCAGGTTGTCAGCCTTGATTTCGGTCGCGGCGGCAAAGGCGTTCCCTGGAAATATCGCGATCACGGCCTGTTCATCTGCTTCGCGCCGGTCGATAATCCGCGCTATGCTGCATCCGTCGTTATCGAACATGGCGGAGGTTCTGGTGCAGCCTACCCGGTTGCGCGCGATGTATTGACGTTTCTCTACGACCGGGAAAAGGCGATGAGCGTGTTGGAAAGCATGGAGCAAGGCTGGGGCGGCAATATCGAACAGCGGCTCGAAAAGAAGATGGCTGCCTATCGTTCCAAAAAAGACCTGGAAAAAGCAATTGCAGAAGGCCGGGTGGCACCTGATCCCGAACTCGATGCTGATGGCACGCCAGTGACCGAGCCTGCACCGCAAGCGGGACAATAA
- a CDS encoding TonB-dependent receptor domain-containing protein, whose amino-acid sequence MSGNRNVGAFLLGTTALISANAALAQTTEAEDGETIIVVTGSQIQGAKINDVLPVTVLDEVAIEATGAASGEELFAAIPQVGTTAFNEQNTTGGVNGARGDIASINLRDLGTGNTLLLINGRRMNLHPGFQTELLVPVVSPDTNEIPPGSVKRLEILRDGASAVYGADAVAGVVNTILKGNMTGGFIEADWRASDGTSLYSTSISGGYGFDFADGRGNLTVYGSYFHENGAPVTIRDYAAFDDRRDLLIGTPFEGDASFNNRSTSSPFGQFDIQAPSSRTPIGDDDFYLQPSTFPGCRLEFGNGICARNGTTPTTDVRYNTNFGVDLFSRKNRYNAAALFNYDLSDSIEFYLEGSYYRSESRRANEASALLSAVPVGIARTAYWNPFGPIGSPNRLPGTTIAAGGADIIMERMRFVDVGTRDVSVNKDSYRLVAGLKGNFGEWDFDTGFVYSQANSIDLTRGRISLTLLQQSLNRTTPDAYNPFNGGCLENQGTGPNNGDCTPNPQAVIDAISIDVFRKGETTLALADFKVSRDDLFTLPGGDVGIATGVEFRRETFKDDRDPRLDGTITFTDSVTGDFNGSDVVGSSPSPDTSGRRDVFSAFAEAFIPLVSEDMDIPLIHELNVQVAGRMEHFKDIDETTIVPRAAASWTPVPGVIFRGAWSKGFRAPNLVQVNDAGTTRSNTRDDFVTCQAQVEKNIIANLGACSGTGTVSFRSGTNTLQPEKTQSINLGAVLEPEFIPGLTLTADYWRVKQRGIVGVFGDDNAIALDLLRRQNGSTNPNVQRNAPDADALALFAGTSLAAAGSIIQVLDPYLNLDSRVSKGWDFGMFYNVPEFGIGDIRLRLNAARLKSFVQSAGPDGQELLDAIAAGTLPTDVGVGGLGELLEIEGRPKWRLSGSISWGSGPVDVTVFGKYVGAVWDTSVTRDVLIVSDDPNANFFRVNDQFTMNASISYTVDNNTALSGTRLKFGINNLFNEDPPLADESYGYFSELHSSRGRQFIVELRKKF is encoded by the coding sequence ATGTCTGGAAACCGTAATGTCGGCGCATTTTTGCTGGGGACGACCGCGCTGATCAGCGCCAATGCCGCTCTGGCGCAAACCACTGAAGCTGAAGACGGTGAAACAATCATCGTCGTTACCGGTTCCCAGATTCAGGGTGCAAAAATCAATGATGTTCTCCCGGTAACGGTGCTCGATGAAGTTGCGATCGAAGCGACCGGCGCGGCCTCCGGCGAAGAGCTTTTTGCCGCCATTCCGCAAGTTGGTACAACGGCTTTTAATGAACAAAACACGACCGGCGGCGTCAACGGCGCGCGTGGTGACATTGCCTCGATTAACCTGCGCGACCTGGGCACGGGTAACACCTTGCTGCTGATCAACGGCCGCCGGATGAACCTGCACCCCGGTTTTCAGACCGAGCTTCTGGTTCCTGTGGTCTCTCCAGATACCAATGAAATTCCGCCAGGCAGTGTGAAAAGGCTCGAAATTCTCCGCGATGGCGCATCGGCTGTTTACGGGGCAGATGCCGTAGCCGGTGTGGTCAATACGATCCTTAAAGGCAATATGACCGGCGGCTTTATTGAAGCCGACTGGCGTGCATCGGATGGCACTAGCCTTTACAGCACCAGCATCTCCGGCGGCTATGGCTTTGATTTTGCCGATGGCCGGGGGAACTTGACCGTTTATGGCAGTTATTTCCATGAAAATGGCGCACCTGTGACGATCCGTGATTACGCCGCTTTTGATGATCGCCGTGATCTGCTGATTGGCACTCCATTCGAAGGCGATGCGTCTTTCAACAACCGTTCGACCAGCTCTCCCTTTGGGCAGTTCGATATTCAGGCACCATCTTCACGCACGCCAATTGGTGATGATGATTTCTACCTACAACCCTCGACATTCCCCGGCTGTCGCCTGGAGTTTGGTAATGGAATTTGTGCGCGTAACGGCACCACGCCAACTACCGATGTAAGATACAATACCAATTTCGGTGTCGATCTGTTCTCGCGCAAGAACCGCTATAACGCCGCGGCCTTGTTCAACTATGATTTGAGCGATTCGATCGAGTTTTATCTGGAAGGCAGCTATTATCGTTCCGAAAGTCGGCGTGCTAACGAGGCTTCCGCGCTGCTATCAGCTGTTCCTGTTGGAATTGCCCGGACTGCTTACTGGAATCCATTTGGTCCAATAGGAAGCCCCAACCGCCTGCCCGGGACGACAATCGCTGCGGGCGGTGCGGACATCATTATGGAGCGTATGCGTTTTGTCGATGTTGGCACCCGCGATGTTTCGGTTAACAAGGACAGCTACCGCCTGGTCGCAGGCTTGAAAGGTAATTTTGGTGAATGGGACTTCGATACAGGCTTTGTTTATTCACAAGCCAACAGCATCGATCTAACCCGTGGCCGCATTTCGTTGACCCTTTTGCAGCAGTCGCTTAATCGCACCACACCGGATGCCTATAATCCGTTCAATGGCGGCTGCCTTGAAAATCAAGGCACTGGCCCCAATAATGGCGATTGTACTCCCAACCCGCAGGCGGTTATCGATGCGATCAGCATTGATGTGTTCCGCAAAGGCGAAACCACTTTGGCACTGGCCGATTTCAAGGTTTCGCGCGATGATCTGTTCACCCTTCCGGGCGGAGATGTCGGTATCGCGACCGGCGTTGAGTTCCGCCGTGAGACTTTCAAGGATGACCGTGATCCACGTTTGGATGGCACGATTACCTTTACCGATAGTGTCACCGGCGACTTCAACGGCAGCGATGTTGTGGGGTCAAGCCCATCTCCTGACACTAGCGGACGCCGTGATGTGTTTTCGGCCTTTGCCGAAGCCTTCATCCCGCTGGTTTCCGAAGATATGGATATTCCTCTGATCCACGAATTGAACGTCCAGGTTGCCGGCCGAATGGAACATTTCAAGGATATTGATGAAACGACCATTGTTCCCCGTGCTGCGGCATCATGGACACCGGTTCCTGGCGTAATTTTCCGGGGTGCCTGGTCCAAAGGCTTCCGCGCACCAAATCTGGTCCAGGTGAATGATGCTGGTACCACCCGCTCCAATACACGTGATGATTTTGTTACCTGTCAGGCGCAGGTGGAAAAGAATATCATCGCCAATCTGGGCGCATGTAGTGGAACCGGCACCGTCAGCTTCCGTTCCGGTACCAACACGTTGCAACCAGAGAAAACGCAGAGCATCAATCTCGGCGCAGTGCTGGAGCCGGAATTTATTCCTGGTCTGACGCTAACCGCCGATTACTGGCGCGTAAAACAGCGCGGTATCGTGGGTGTATTTGGTGATGACAACGCCATCGCACTCGACCTGCTTCGGCGTCAAAACGGCAGCACCAACCCGAATGTTCAGCGCAATGCCCCGGATGCGGATGCACTCGCGCTGTTTGCCGGAACCAGTCTGGCTGCCGCTGGCAGCATCATCCAGGTGCTTGATCCTTATCTCAACCTGGACAGCCGTGTATCAAAAGGCTGGGACTTTGGCATGTTCTATAATGTGCCTGAGTTCGGCATTGGTGATATCCGGCTCCGTCTCAATGCAGCGCGCCTGAAGTCCTTTGTCCAGTCGGCAGGACCGGATGGACAGGAGTTGCTCGATGCCATTGCAGCGGGGACACTGCCAACCGATGTCGGTGTTGGTGGCCTTGGCGAGTTGCTCGAAATCGAAGGTCGTCCGAAATGGCGCCTGAGCGGCTCGATAAGCTGGGGCAGCGGACCGGTTGATGTGACTGTGTTCGGCAAATATGTCGGCGCGGTTTGGGATACCAGCGTGACCCGCGATGTTCTCATCGTCTCCGATGATCCAAATGCCAACTTCTTCCGGGTCAACGATCAGTTCACCATGAACGCTTCAATCAGCTATACGGTTGATAACAATACGGCGCTCAGCGGAACAAGGTTGAAATTCGGTATCAACAATTTGTTCAACGAAGACCCGCCGCTTGCCGATGAGAGCTATGGCTATTTCAGCGAATTGCATAGCTCGCGTGGACGGCAGTTTATTGTTGAACTCCGCAAGAAGTTTTGA
- the rodA gene encoding rod shape-determining protein RodA encodes MASFGFVVLYSAAGGSVEPWAGRHMIRFLIFLAMAIVFSRLKENFWKTTAFPVYIIIVVMLLGVELIGAVSGGSQRWLNLGIIRIQPSELMKPAIILAVARFYDLLPPTQIRTWGAIWPLLVLVAVPSALILLQPDLGTTITVVAGALTVAFLAGLPMRLFIGGAAALSVIAPLAFFFGLEEYQQRRVTTFINPENDPLGAGYHITQSKIAIGSGGIFGKGFLNGTQSHLDYLPEGHTDFVFATMAEEWGLVGGMVILFGFFLLFRWGLAVSIRANSRFAKLTAAGLTTTIFFYVAINLMMVMGLAPVVGIPLPFLSHGGSSMMTIMICVGILMSIDRNPGKRGGAFG; translated from the coding sequence ATGGCCTCTTTCGGTTTCGTGGTCCTCTATTCCGCGGCTGGCGGCAGCGTGGAGCCGTGGGCGGGACGGCATATGATCCGCTTTCTGATTTTTCTCGCCATGGCAATCGTGTTTTCCCGCCTCAAGGAAAATTTCTGGAAGACCACAGCCTTCCCGGTATATATTATAATCGTGGTGATGCTGCTTGGTGTGGAACTCATCGGCGCTGTTAGTGGCGGCAGTCAGCGCTGGCTCAATCTGGGGATCATCCGCATTCAACCTTCAGAATTGATGAAACCTGCGATCATATTGGCGGTTGCGCGGTTTTATGACCTGTTGCCACCGACGCAAATCCGGACATGGGGCGCAATATGGCCCTTACTGGTGCTTGTTGCCGTTCCAAGCGCCCTGATATTGCTACAGCCCGATCTGGGTACAACAATCACTGTGGTTGCAGGCGCGCTTACGGTCGCATTTCTTGCAGGATTGCCAATGCGCCTGTTTATCGGCGGCGCAGCGGCATTGTCGGTCATTGCTCCCCTCGCCTTCTTTTTCGGTCTGGAAGAATATCAACAGCGTCGGGTCACAACCTTCATTAACCCGGAGAATGATCCGCTTGGTGCGGGATATCACATCACCCAATCGAAAATCGCAATCGGTTCCGGCGGGATATTTGGCAAAGGTTTCCTCAATGGCACGCAAAGCCATCTTGATTATCTACCGGAAGGCCACACGGATTTTGTTTTTGCAACAATGGCAGAGGAATGGGGCCTTGTCGGCGGCATGGTCATCTTGTTCGGATTTTTCCTGCTGTTCCGTTGGGGCCTGGCTGTTTCGATAAGAGCCAACAGCCGGTTTGCCAAATTGACCGCAGCAGGACTGACCACGACCATATTCTTCTATGTCGCAATTAATTTAATGATGGTGATGGGCCTCGCTCCGGTTGTCGGCATCCCGCTTCCGTTTCTCAGCCATGGCGGCTCGTCAATGATGACCATCATGATCTGTGTCGGGATATTAATGTCGATTGATCGCAATCCAGGCAAACGCGGCGGAGCATTCGGATAA